The following are encoded together in the Ornithodoros turicata isolate Travis unplaced genomic scaffold, ASM3712646v1 ctg00001033.1, whole genome shotgun sequence genome:
- the LOC135376110 gene encoding uncharacterized protein LOC135376110, with product MSARYRAVKMKAVRIHGLLVSRGCGLKNDKEASYYRYLTGVHRAEIRRQRYYTKECKESYIYYLKSKSRSHVGCDDLEGRLEKMFRELSTDQLNEEILKVVATAPHLDILFDYNSKNVQGITGCSDSGVLGLADYEKQRISIGGRGTKAEVRGTFIHESCHLALHLVYKNYGKPYFREDTEMKRRYRAILDDIKRRKDDVDHLIRLALMKNEEQEAIVRIPHILTQYGSDRGNRVLEKEVPELRKFFEDTIIPDMEKYIQNGIPSIDATMIEKVNERLNKAFNIGKLKVNFENQPKNSVWENGLLHVVTGPELRLLEIMVHNAVQSTGLPYMFFDAKQLDPALKDVLLDYKYAFALVTVQRNENVQKMIKLFGEVSCVTGSKVILLVEDSGKDYLVKQVQEDAFFGERHKVHRIDEASFAHVTYICKKGVFENSRLKLQGEDLSKLSDATTIDAFLRCVDTAVFLKLCESGNIDLGPPLQELEERVQNYYVERACRRAVEINLKECNLDDDSEAFALLGCTHNQVATLLPPGCKPKAKEELEKFEKVVLIRQSGNYEALLENVHFENKIVHLLKFDESCTRLLWTTSNGRLSHLPMTTSESYTEDVLLKVDENVVIVSGAPGMGKSMLAKRLCTEVKNRDMKRWVMYVDLPQRMASVKTALASQADMCKYLADLCQVHKDGLEFALFEKSLNVGSPFEIVFILDAFDELNKEYRKCVLELTSFISQKKSHKIYMFTRTVFKTHAQDALHTVSYELLPFSAENQAEFIRKYEETAHSTNENDGASELFQRLLTNLKETNETILETPLLLRMIFEMKNGEIAESDDYSSLLKRANISADKNLYIVHVYKLFVWYKHLVFRIEKRKENIRLHAIQEENNSAALQFYENHKLLAMKCIFPQEALKYLLNKDELENLEPEGRLMKDAANNCLKEGFLNCLNNGIPEFVHKTFAEFFAADYLLKKAKVRENFDVRGVIGYLYREEEYGGVTLLFDALASESFPLHSAVMNNDASYFKQLDIQREDMLKVDELERTPLHLGALHSDEATLKKLPMDNKLIKKDLFQMSPFGYAELWSPWDAKYAGEWMEGLRTETSAVRDRLNVLCARYSEEAVKHSTENLRTCETLERKRHFLERAIFTAVTHDLRGVLDVCLSYVSPRESTVDLHRDIMDQLESRKKRSLRCSAEPSVIGNLDSFADISNRTVLFYAKSETVCKMLLPYCDMGILDKDGNTMLHISANEGNLETTQFYLAHLSVNNRNGHFRTPLHLSEDADIVKLLLPLYSSVNVLDYSEETPVDICAKRDDLEAMKLLLLRTRTYDTHHMRPKTTLHVASASLSLKAVTFLLPHTNTYMLNCEGQTCLEVAWTSWKYKKSSVSNVVSCLIPHSLVNSPETFGSSPLYVWAGGGERKVMQTLWPYLRHSDPRHAQRISRSFVYVRVNEDFQQEISCLKHLFLHLDVIAGDPDSRKLLHDVAKKKLREIKEENLINYMKLLLPHLNLSEQDYVERGVRNEDIVTLYRRWSDTNNTDDPHIDDVDTEMVDDDGNTMLLIEAKEGNVEAVELHLSHSSVCFTDEKENTALHLSARKGHTNVVKFLIPFYTSVDVINVPRMTPMHVCASNGHLGVVKLLLLRSRMSFRDKYRMTPLHWACYSGAVDIVNFLLPHSFPNMRNMLGYTCGALSAEGRKMNVLKCLIPHSLINCPNLMGDSPTRICASCYMREELVTLLPYSCDYDAASLLTILPLSFGKDDMSTRTTPCLKLMVLHSNVKAVDECFRATLSRIRKYYLECDSSWRLTETMISLLLKYIPLLLPHTNVSAKDGEGKKLLQGALRSRKYPKLVSFLQKWTRLSDFHS from the coding sequence ATGTCAGCTCGTTACAGAGCTGTTAAAATGAAAGCCGTCCGTATACATGGCCTCTTAGTCTCGCGTGGATGTGGACTCAAGAACGACAAAGAAGCATCGTATTATCGATATCTGACAGGCGTTCATCGAGCTGAAATTCGACGGCAACGATACTACACCAAAGAATGCAAAGAATCCTACATCTATTACTTGAAAAGCAAATCAAGGAGCCACGTCGGATGTGATGACCTCGAGGGGCGATTGGAGAAGATGTTCAGGGAACTTTCAACCGACCAATTAAACGAGGAAATATTGAAAGTTGTTGCCACAGCACCGCATCTGGATATACTATTCGACTACAACAGTAAAAACGTTCAGGGGATCACGGGGTGCAGCGACAGCGGCGTCCTCGGACTTGCTGATTACGAAAAGCAAAGAATTTCTATCGGAGGCAGAGGAACGAAAGCCGAAGTCCGGGGCACGTTCATTCACGAATCTTGTCATTTGGCACTTCATCTGGTGTATAAAAATTATGGCAAGCCATATTTCCGCGAAGATACCGAAATGAAACGGAGATACAGAGCCATTCTGGATGACATAAAACGAAGAAAAGACGATGTGGATCACTTGATACGACTAGCTTTGatgaaaaatgaagaacaagaAGCGATTGTTCGTATCCCACACATACTAACTCAATATGGCAGCGATCGTGGAAATAGGGTTCTCGAAAAGGAGGTACCAGAACTACGAAAGTTTTTCGAGGATACTATCATCCCGGACATGGAGAAATACATTCAAAATGGAATCCCGTCGATAGATGCGACAATGATAGAAAAGGTAAACGAGAGACTCAACAAAGCTTTCAACATTGGCAAACTGAAGGTCAATTTCGAGAACCAACCGAAGAACAGTGTCTGGGAAAACGGGTTGCTTCACGTAGTTACGGGCCCAGAACTGAGGCTTCTCGAAATAATGGTTCACAACGCTGTGCAATCTACGGGACTGCCGTATATGTTTTTCGATGCAAAACAGCTGGACCCCGCACTGAAGGATGTGTTACTAGACTACAAATATGCTTTTGCGCTTGTAACGGTCCAACGAAACGAAAACGTCCAAAAGATGATTAAACTTTTCGGTGAAGTATCCTGTGTCACTGGATCGAAAGTCATCTTGCTCGTGGAAGACAGTGGTAAAGACTACTTGGTGAAACAAGTGCAAGAAGATGCATTCTTTGGCGAGAGGCACAAAGTTCATAGGATCGACGAAGCAAGCTTTGCGCACGTCACATATATCTGCAAAAAAGGAGTTTTCGAAAATTCCCGCCTAAAACTTCAAGGCGAAGACCTTTCTAAGCTTTCGGACGCAACGACTATAGATGCCTTCTTACGTTGCGTAGACACTGCGGTTTTCCTAAAGCTATGCGAGTCGGGGAACATTGACCTGGGACCTCCTCTTCAAGAACTAGAAGAACGTGTTCAGAACTATTATGTGGAACGAGCGTGTAGAAGAGCCGTGGAAATTAACTTGAAGGAATGCAATCTGGATGACGACAGTGAGGCATTCGCTCTTCTGGGCTGTACACACAATCAGGTCGCAACACTTCTACCTCCCGGTTGTAAGCCAAAAGCCAAGGAGGAATTAGAGAAGTTCGAGAAAGTCGTACTCATACGACAGTCAGGTAACTACGAAGCTCTACTGGAAAATGTTCATTTCGAAAACAAAATAGTGCACCTGCTAAAGTTCGACGAATCTTGTACTAGGCTCTTGTGGACCACATCAAATGGACGTCTCAGTCACCTTCCAATGACGACAAGTGAGAGTTACACCGAGGACGTGTTGTTGAAGgtagacgagaacgttgtcatagTCTCTGGTGCACCAGGTATGGGAAAGAGTATGCTGGCAAAGCGCTTGTGCACAGAAGTAAAAAATCGAGATATGAAGCGGTGGGTGATGTACGTCGACCTTCCTCAGAGAATGGCATCTGTTAAAACAGCGTTGGCGAGTCAAGCGGATATGTGCAAGTATCTAGCGGATCTGTGTCAAGTACACAAAGATGGTCTAGAGTTCGCTTTGTTCGAAAAAAGTTTGAACGTCGGAAGCCCTTTCGAGATTGTCTTCATCTTGGATGCCTTCGATGAACTGAACAAGGAATACCGCAAGTGCGTCTTGGAGCTTACATCGTTTATATCTCAAAAGAAATCTCACAAGATATATATGTTTACTCGTACTGTATTTAAGACCCATGCACAAGATGCTCTGCACACGGTGTCATATGAACTCCTTCCTTTTTCAGCCGAAAATCAGGCGGAGTTCATTAGAAAATATGAGGAAACAGCTCATTCAACCAATGAAAACGATGGAGCTTCCGAGCTGTTCCAGCGACTGCTCACGAACTTGAAGGAGACAAACGAGACAATCCTAGAAACCCCTCTCCTGCTTCGTATGATCTTTGAAATGAAGAATGGGGAAATTGCAGAGTCTGACGATTACTCTTCGTTACTTAAACGTGCAAACATATCGGCCGATAAGAACTTATATATTGTACACGTGTACAAGTTGTTTGTGTGGTACAAGCACCTTGTATTcagaattgaaaaaagaaaagaaaatatccgCCTACACGCCATACAAGAGGAGAATAACTCCGCAGCGCTTCAGTTTTACGAAAACCATAAACTCCTGGCTATGAAGTGTATATTCCCTCAGGAAGCCTTGAAATACTTGCTGAACAAAGACGAACTAGAGAATTTAGAGCCCGAAGGACGTTTAATGAAGGACGCAGCTAATAATTGTCTCAAAGAAGGTTTTCTGAATTGTCTGAACAACGGAATTCCAGAGTTCGTTCATAAGACATTCGCTGAATTCTTTGCAGCCGATTACTTACTGAAAAAAGCGAAGGTAAGAGAAAATTTCGACGTGAGGGGTGTTATTGGCTATCTGTACCGTGAAGAAGAATACGGCGGTGTAACGTTGTTGTTCGACGCACTGGCATCGGAGTCCTTTCCCCTTCACTCTGCTGTGATGAACAATGACGCTTCATATTTTAAGCAGCTCGATATCCAAAGAGAGGATATGTTGAAAGTCGATGAGCTCGAAAGGACCCCACTGCACTTAGGAGCCCTGCATTCTGATGAAGCAACATTGAAGAAGCTTCCGATGGATAATAAGCTAATCAAGAAGGATTTGTTTCAAATGTCACCGTTTGGGTACGCAGAGCTGTGGTCTCCATGGGACGCAAAATACGCTGGAGAGTGGATGGAAGGCTTGCGGACTGAGACTTCGGCTGTGAGAGACAGACTCAACGTGTTATGCGCTCGATACAGTGAGGAAGCAGTGAAACATTCTACCGAAAATCTACGGACATGTGAAACCTTGGAGCGAAAGAGACATTTTCTTGAACGAGCAATATTCACGGCTGTGACACACGACCTACGAGGCGTTTTAGACGtgtgtctgagctatgtgtCCCCGAGAGAGAGTACAGTAGATCTGCACAGAGACATCATGGACCAATTAGAATCACGCAAGAAACGAAGCTTGAGATGTTCTGCAGAGCCTTCGGTAATTGGAAACCTTGATAGTTTTGCAGACATTAGCAATAGAACTGTCCTTTTTTACGCAAAGTCCGAGACTGTTTGTAAAATGCTCCTTCCTTACTGCGATATGGGAATTCTTGATAAGGATGGAAACACAATGTTGCACATTAGTGCGAATGAAGGAAATCTGGAGACAACACAGTTTTACCTCGCACATTTATCCGTTAACAATAGAAATGGACACTTTCGAACTCCTTTGCACTTGAGTGAAGATGCAGATATTGTGAAGCTACTTCTTCCTCTTTATTCCTCAGTGAATGTTCTCGATTATAGTGAAGAAACTCCGGTAGATATATGTGCAAAGAGAGATGATTTGGAGGCCATGAAGTTGTTACTCCTTCGCACTCGGACATATGACACACATCACATGAGACCGAAGACAACGCTTCATGTGGCTTCTGCCTCTCTTTCCCTTAAAGCTGTGACGTTTCTTCTACCTCACACAAATACGTACATGCTTAACTGCGAAGGACAAACGTGCTTAGAAGTTGCTTGGACAAGTTGGAAATATAAGAAGAGTTCGGTGTCCAACGTTGTGAGTTGTCTCATCCCACACTCGCTCGTGAACTCACCTGAAACGTTCGGCTCATCACCGTTGTACGTCTGGGCGGGAGGTGGTGAAAGGAAAGTGATGCAAACTCTATGGCCTTATTTGCGACACAGTGACCCTAGGCATGCACAGAGGATCAGCAGAAGCTTTGTGTATGTGCGGGTGAACGAGGATTTCCAACAAGAAATTTCGTGTCTGAAACATCTCTTCCTCCATTTAGATGTCATCGCTGGTGATCCTGATAGCCGCAAACTGCTACATGATGTGGCCAAGAAGAAGCTACGTGagataaaagaagaaaatctcATTAATTACATGAAGCTGTTACTGCCGCATTTAAATCTCAGTGAGCAGGATTATGTAGAACGTGGAGTAAGAAATGAGGACATTGTTACGTTATATCGGAGATGGTCGGACACGAATAACACCGATGATCCCCACATTGATGATGTCGACACGGAAATGGTCGATGACGATGGCAATACGATGTTGCTCATAGAAGCAAAGGAAGGTAATGTGGAAGCTGTGGAACTTCACCTCTCACATTCATCTGTGTGCTTTACAGATGAAAAAGAGAACACTGCATTGCACTTGAGCGCGAGGAAGGGACACacaaatgtggtgaagttcctcATTCCTTTTTATACATCAGTGGACGTGATCAATGTGCCTCGAATGACGCCCATGCATGTGTGCGCCTCAAATGGACACCTGGGCGTTGTAAAGTTATTATTACTCCGCTCTAGAATGAGTTTCCGTGACAAGTATAGAATGACACCTCTTCACTGGGCCTGTTACAGTGGTGCCGTTGATATTGTGAACTTCCTTCTTCCACACTCGTTCCCTAATATGCGCAACATGTTGGGTTACACGTGCGGCGCTCTTTCCGCTGAAGGAAGGAAAATGAATGTTCTGAAATGCCTCATCCCTCACTCTCTTATAAACTGTCCTAATTTGATGGGCGATTCACCTACGCGAATCTGTGCAAGTTGTTATATGAGAGAAGAGCTGGTGACATTATTGCCATATTCTTGTGATTATGACGCTGCGAGTTTATTGACTATTCTCCCGCTCTCATTTGGTAAGGACGATATGAGTACGAGAACTACGCCTTGTCTGAAACTGATGGTACTCCACTCAAATGTCAAGGCAGTAGATGAGTGTTTCCGTGCAACACTCAGCCGCATTCGAAAGTATTATCTAGAGTGTGATTCATCCTGGCGTCTAACAGAGACTATGATATCACTACTCCTGAAATATATTCCTCTCTTGCTTCCACATACAAATGTTTCTGCTAAGGATGGTGAAGGCAAGAAACTATTACAAGGAGCCCTCCGAAGTAGGAAATATCCCAAATTGGTTAGCTTCCTTCAGAAATGGACTCGCTTGAGTGACTTTCATTCATGA